The DNA sequence TTATTGGAATTGTTGTTACAGTTTGAATATTGTTAGTAGAAAAATGATGCAAAAAAtgatgaatgtatttttattttgttaattgtgATGTAGTTCAGTTTAATTTCAGATGTAGTCCTTAAGTCATATGTAGTCTTAAGCTGTTACAGGGAAAAAAATAGTTCAAAAAGATCAATTTGTCGCATACTTACGGAACAAACACTCCCATTTGCCTGCAAGTTATTCAGTATGTCTGCATTTGAATGGCTATCGATTTCTTGTACTTTATCTTTATCAATTGATTCGCTGAAATGCTATATACATGTAACAGTGTTGCTGTGTTAAATTGCACTTTATTTATTCAAAGTCAATGTAAAGTATCAAAGCCATAGATCAGGGAGTAGAGTTGTAAACATTCTCACATGCACGCATAAAGATTGCTTGAATGCAGTTGTTTGTAAGACatagaaataaatatgttttgcattaATTCAATAAGGGAAATCATTGAGTGATAGTGTGACATCATATTTGAACAGACATGTTGTAGGAAAAAAACATGGAACAATAACATATGGATGGCAACTCGGTGTTGACAAGTATACTGGGTTCACATGTAGGCTGaattcatgaaataaaatccacattttgtgtgtgtatcataTCCTCTTCTGGCCTGGAATAGGTTTTAGAAGCTGACAAAGTTGCTTCTTTCTGTCGTTTACACAccctgttttgaaaataagTCATTAACACAACCAGATGATAAACTCTttacaaggttagaaataaaacacattcaattaCAAAAAAAGGCAGGTGCAGGATGGTCAAAGATCAAAATATGCTTCCCCTAAGCATAATCTGCCAAGCCCGTCCAATCCTTATCACACTACTTGATCAACCTGGAAGCCCTAGCTGTTACACATGGGCTGAGGTAACACATTAATTGAGTTTGCAGGTGCCCAACCTTaacacaaggagtcgctagagtgcaACATGACAAGGCAAACTATTCCAACCCCCCAGGCAGCACAAGTGTCAATTTGTGCCACCCCATGATAGACCCTTGGACTTGAAAGTGTGATAACACCATGTAACACTTTTACTTTTGTGTtcctgggtagtaagtgttatttcctaATTGCTTATGCCTCAGAAGTATAGAAAATTgctattattccccacaaactttgcttttgtaatcaggacagtgatattttgaaatgtatatattttaatatatataaaattatatttaaaaaatattttccagaaCATTTCAGATAGATTCAGTGCTGAGTAAACTTGGAGTATCTTCTAGAACTTTCCAGTAATATAAATAGTAGTATAAATACAGGATTGCAACAGCATCAGGACCTTGCTGGAAGTAATGAATTATGATGAGTACAGCTGGGAGGTCATACAAGACAGTGTCTTAGTCTTACTAAAACGTTTTAGTTAGAAATTTAGGCTATTATGGtctaattaaaataattctaaattattttagacaaaaaacaacattaatatcCACGTAGGCCTTACACATTTAGGAGTGTATGCGCAAGTAGACGCTGAGGTGACCCCAGCGAGCATCATGGGAGACCAGCAGTGCAGTAGGCTACTAGACTAACCAGTGCAACACCTTCAGCAGCTAATGCCATACGCCGGTGCTGCCACACTAGCTCAACACAATGAAACAGAGCTACCTGTTTAATCTCCGTAAAAAAGCTGGCATTGATGATGTCAGCGGAGGTGGATTTTTCTCCATCACCCTGCCGTTTGGAAGGGAACTTACAGAGACTTTGGagtcaaattaaacaattacattatttaatgaTACGCCACGCTGTCTCGACCCTTTAAGATGTCAACTTCCACAGGTAGGCTGTCCCAGAAACGTTTCATGTAAATGTCATTTGGGGTATGCTGTGTAGATTCTTGCTTAGTTATCTATTCTAATCTATTGTAGGCCTATTTTTTATGTGATAAGCCTACGTAAAGAATGATTGCACTTTGATgcttaaaataacaacaacaataaagaaTGTATTGTAGAGATAATTCGATGTGGCACACCAAGTTTTTCAGAGGCACACCCACAATCTTTTTTCTGGCTACACTACTGCTTCAAAATGGTggcattcctgatgggtctccaaggCAGTTTCCCTGCTGTTTTTGCCTTTGGGACAGCAGGGACACCAAGGCACACAACCACACGTGGGACTGGCCACAGCAGACTGAGTTCTCTGTGGGGAGGAACAATGTCAAGTGGGAGCCACTGGTGGCACCACTCCACATCAAATTGGGCcttatgaaacaatttgtcagaGCTCTAGATAAGAAGTCGGCAGTACCTTCAAGTACCTTCAAGACTTGTTCCCCAAGCTGTCTGAGGCAAAGGTCAAAGCTGGTGTCTTCATTGGACTACAGATAAAGAAAGTCATGCAGTACAATGAACTCCCCAAGAAGCTCACTAGTAAGAAGAAAATGGTTTGGAACAGCTTTGTTAAAGTGGTTTGGGGCTTCCTGGGAAATCACAAGGCTATGTGAAGAAAGGACCAAGGACAGTATAATGAGAACATGATGGAAGACTACATTTGGGGGCTGATTCGTGaaagtgatttacagtataatCGTAAATCTTAAAAAACGACTCTTCTAAATCTTTTGTAGTCATTTTTGAATTACTTTagtataaatacatgttaatttggattaatatgtttttttttctgactttATTTGAATGAAAAGACACAGATTCACCCATTTTCTCATTggaaataggtacatttcaaaaatatcaccgtcctggtcacaaaagcaaagtttgtggggaataatagccattttctatactttttaggCATAAGCAATAAtgaaacacttactacccaggaACAAAAAGTAAGTTACATTGTGTAACTGACAGTAACAGTTCATGCCAGACTTACcaaggtgtgtgtttgcagaGAGACAGGAGCTGCCCAGTGTCTCCAGGTCGACATCTCTGTAGACAGGTCCATCGTTCCACATAAGGTCATAGCCACCAACCCTTTTCTCTTTGCCAATCAATCTACAGAGAGCAACAAAAGTAAGTGTGAatataaaacaattcaaaaatgAAAGAATATTTGAATTGACATTTTTATGACACTTAAAGGTTAACCATTTATGTCAGGGTGTTGAATACCAATGGTTTGCCAGTGCTTTGATAAGATATTGTGTAAAAAAATGAAGAAGATGAATTTATCTGCAATGTACAtgcatacagctccggaaagactggagtggtctcttcattttttcctgagctgtatttCTCTGCTTGGTAGCAAGAcatttttaaagacattttttcaaaaaatatatttcatggCAACATTCCAtgcaaacatttcaaacatgaaccctaacccttaatCTAGAAATCAGGATATCACTGTACTTGGTCCAAAACATAATCTAAGACCTCTACCTAAACCCATTTATGCATAAGTGCATAGATCATTAAGCTGAAAAAGCACTGAGGACTAACGTTGGATGGTCAGTTATCAAGGTCACATCACATTGACAAGGATGGGGAAAAGTTTTTCAGAAAAGTCCTAACCAcctgtttaatacatttgcatacatAAACATACTTACTTCTCCCAATATCTTTTCAGAAAGTTAGTATCTAAGAATATTAGAACTGTTAGATTAATTTGCAGTGTAAACTTGCATAAACAGCCCACTCAAGCCACCACCTTCCAGGGTAGTGGATGCtacttgttttcgaaagaaacaacatttttgtGAGGCTCAAACAAGAAAGCAATAACTGTTTCCAAAATAAATGCGTGGATTTTAGAGTGGATATTACTGTAGAGTAATATAATCCACTCATAATGGtcatgtttttattgacatGTTTGGCTTTTGAGAGAAATGTGTTGCTTGTGGTTATtaagaaaacaataactaatttggaaaaaaaacattttacgcCAGTAAAGTGAACATAGAAAAATGGCAGAAGTATCCTTGCCCTACTCCTTACCTTCCTTCCATGTCCACAATGTGCAATGTGTCTTCCAGTAGATGACACTTCATCTCGTAGTCCTCCTGGCTGCTggcagtgagagagggagatgcaTTAACCTCTATCAGCCACCTGTGGTGAAACACAAATTCAGAACAGGTAAATGAGACACAATTGTTTGTACCAGTCTTATAACAATAGTTCTGTTTTGTGAAAATTCACCAAAATGTGTACAGATGTAGGTATGGCGGCTGAACATAAATAGGTATGGTTGAAATAAATAACCTAATGGGATGTATTCACTGCATGGTTGCCTAGCAACAGCATGttgaaacatttgaacacagcCCCACCATCCCATATCacccaaaatgttgaaacttcTCACGAAGGCCCTATTCCTCATGGGTAAAACATTTTCCTCTGGGACCCATAAAGTCCACTATCTTGGATTATCcggcattttgtattttgtgaaAAGCCTTAAAAAATCTACTCAAGAAATGTTGGTTCGATTGACTTTTGGGTTGGTATGCATATGGTATGAGATCAGATACTTGATCTCCATgacattaacatgttttctCCAAGTGCAGAAAACGGAATCCTGTACCAATGACACATTATGGATCAATTGCATTGTACTGTCCTGTGTAATGTGCCATTGTATTTTTCTCCAGATTTCCTGTTTCACTGCTTGTTGCTGCATAGGCTGGAACCCACGaatcgctgcttgcagctattgtatttttggctctgtattgctgcactttgcattttaaataatacaagGAAAATGGGGTGTAAGTGAAGATTGTCACCTTTCATTGAACGACATTCTGATTAAAATCAGATGAACAATAAAGAAGTAAACTGGTTAAACAGAagctaaataaaaagaaattagAGCAAGGTTTGTAAATAGTCCCTCCAATTTATGGTACTTTAAGTACTTGGACAGCTGTTTAGTTTTGGgcggttttgtttgtttgcattgttaGTGTATGCATAAGAGAGCTGACAATGTCTACATTCTAGACTAGGTTTGGAGGCTGCTGCTAGTTTCTGAAATGACAGCATTTGGGTATAATAAACGTCTGTATATTAGACACGGATGAAATTAAATATGTCACTCTTGTCCAGGCCTGGACTCTACACAGACTGATGTGTGGTAGCCAGAGTTACAGTAGGCCTATAGACCATCTCCCCCTGAGTTGCAGActaacaaccacaacaactcaGCAGTTGTACATCTTCACATCATCCAATTGTCTCCTACTTCCTCCACTTTGTACTGTATGATGTACTGCAAATGTGTATAcacctcttaatttttttccagtgctgtatagttcatattaaataataagatcaaatataatatacactgatcagccataacattattaccactatcaggtgaagggaataactctgataatctcattatcatggcacctgtcagtgatatattaggcagcaagtgaacattgtgtcctcaaagttgatgtgttagaagcaggaaaaatggggaagcataaggatctgagcgactttgacaagggccaaattgtaatggccaaaaagactgggtcagaggatctccaaaactgcagcacttgtggggtgttcctggtctgtagtggtcagtacctatcaaaagtggccaaggctcattgatgcatgtggggagcgaaggctggcccgtgtggtccgatccaacagacgagctactgtagctcaaattgctgaaaaagttaatgctggtactgatagaaaggtgtcagaacacacagtgaatcgctgtttgttgcgtatggggctgtgtagctgcagaccagtcagggtgcccatgctgacccctgtactgccgaaagcacctacaatgggcacgtgagcatcagaaatggaccacggagcaatggaagaaggtggcctgatctgaagaatcacattttcttttacatcacgtggatggccaggtgcgtgtgtgtcgcttacctggagatcacatggcaccaggatgcactatgggaagaaggcaagctggcgaaggcagtgtgatgagaCATTtaggtaatgttctgctgggaaaccttgggtcctgctattaatgtggatgttactttgacacataccacctacctgagcattgtagcagaccatgtgcaccctttcatggcaacggtattccctgatggcattggcctcttttagcagcataatgcgccctgccacaaagcaaaaatggttcaggaatggtttgaggaacacaacaacaggttctaggtgttgacttggcctccaaattccccagatctcaatccaattaagcatctgtaggatgtgctggacaaacaggtccgatccatggaggccccacctcacaacttgcAGGACTTGCAGTATCTGcagctaatgtcttggtgccagatactacagcacatcttcagaggtctagtggagtccatgcctcgacgggtcagggctgttttgggggaaaaagggaccctacacaatattaggtaggtggtcataatgttatggcttatcAGTGTATAATCCAATTTGTACAATATATTAACAATTTGTTTTGCCTATGAGTGCAACTATAACTTCACTGCAATACAATATCACTAAACTGCAGATTCATAATTCATACTGATTAACGCTTTGTATTACAAATGCAGTCAGTTGGAGGGGAACGAGGAAGGAGGTGtgcgtgtctcacggtttgagGTCCTGATCCAGTAGGATGTCATAGCCATAGAGCTCAAAGCAGTGTTTGTCGTTGATGATCACTTTTTGCACACTTTGCAGGCTACGGACAAATATGTTGTCAATGTCTTTAAACAGTGCCTCCACAGTCTTTGTGCCATGTCTCGCAGTCAGGTATCTCCGAAGCTGCTGCATCTGCCATTTACAGCCCTACCCATGCAAAGGGGAATAGAGAAACATGCATGGTCAAGTACTTTagttttttaattgcatttagTAGTAGACttaaagaaaacatacagtCAATGTACACACAGTGGCCACTTTACGGCTGTACCCCATCCTCTTCTAGTTTTGATGTGTTGTGCATTCACAGGTACGCCTATGCACACCAATGCTAAACAGTGGTTATTTGAGTATGTGTggcctttctgtcagcttgaacaggtctggccattctcctctgacttctcTTTAACAAGATATTTCTGCCCACCGAACTGCTGCTCACtgggatgtttttgtttatcgTACCAATCTCTGTAAATTCTAGTGACTGTAGTATGTGGAAATCCCACGTCAGCTGTTTCTGATATACTGGAACCACCAGATCTGacaccaacaatcatgccatGGTCAAGGTTTCTTAGATTTAATGTTTTCCCCATTCTAATGTTTGGGCCAACAACAACTAAACCTGTTGAATATGCCAGCACGCTATATATTTTCAGTTACACCCATATTAATATGCAGGTGTCCCTAATAAAGTGGCCACTGAATGTACTATTAGGATTGTAGGTTTGTAAGGAATTCTACACACCTTTTCTGGGTCATAGTCTGGTGCAGTTTTTTGCACTGCCACATTGGTGAGATGGACATCTTAGGAGAGGCATTAACGAAACATCttacaatatgaaataaacATATCAAAATAACTATCTGTTTCTGTTAAATAACTAGCAAGGTGTAATGTTATAATTTCAATACTCCTAATTTATAAGAAGTTTTCATTGATGGCGGTGTTTGGATCCAGTCTGTTTAAACAATGCACAAGCAGATTAGCTACTTAACTGCAATAGTAACGTTAGCTTTCGATTGGGACAACAGGGCTTATTGGCTAGCTTGCATAGTTAATTATCTTTCTTACCAATGTATCTAACGCAttactttatttatttcccAAGTAAACATAGTCATTAGATTACTAAATCATTTCTAAAATAATCTGAATGACAGCTGTTTCTGGTATTTGTTTTCAGGCTGGTtctataatattttattcaatgCAGTAGTCTCATTTGATGTATAGATGTGTTATTTAATGCATCAAATAGCGTTTCTTAAAATAACAGTATGTGTCATATAAGCTTTTAATTTGTCTGTTCAAATAACAAAAATCGATTatagtactgtatgtatgtatcatTGTTTGGCAGCGAAACTGTGCACAGATAAGGGATCCAACACAATAACTCAGCTTACTGGGCTGTGATAAAAAGGATACAATGGTCATCAATGCTGTTGAGAGAGAATCGTGTGCTGGAGAATCGGGCAAAACCATCTCGATATAACCATGTCCTCAATGGGATATACTAGGACAAACACAGAAATAGATTCCAGTTAACAGTGTTCAGTTTATATATTTGACAGTATTGCTTCCTTATCAATTGAAATGCCCTTATAAGTAAAATTCTAAGTATTTTAATCCTCCAGTTTTACCAGTAATAATCTACCAAAATAGTAAGATTTCATGACTTTGATTATTATTCATTTAGTGATTGAGAAGATCTAAACTTACTGATGTAACCAACACATAAACCCTCAAGTCAAATTTTCTCCCTAAGAAAATAATAGTCAGAAAAATGTTATGAGTAAGTCATTTTAATGCAGTAATAATGTActaatttatttaaacaatctattatttaaaacaaatacacaccacTAATAAGATATGGATTTTCAATGTAGCGCTGTGCAACATAGCTCTCGACTTGAGTctcatctctctgttcctctgagCGACTCCCATCctgtaaaatacatatacaaACATAAATCCACACATAAACCGTGAGTGTGTGACTGTCTTTTTTCAAATGTCTTTAACAGATATGTAGTGTTTACATGATTTATCGTAGTCAATTCTACTACTCCAATCtttatagcatgttttaaatgtcaacAGTCATgacttgaaaacatttttttcgaAAGGATATCTATCTTTCAAAACATACCTTTCACACCAGAGAAAGTTATACTTACTATAGAAGTGCCTGCAGGCGTCAAACAACACTTCTTCCCAGTTAGTTTACACAGCAGTGTTCAGTGCATTCTAGATATAGTGGCTCTTAAAGGGTTTCACCCCCCTAGGAGTTTTCCACATTATTGTTACAACATTGAACCAAAATGGATTTGAACAGGAGTTATTTTTCCTGTCACAATAAAATGACATACATTTtgtagacaaataaaaatgttacttgGACTTGTACCCTTTACTGCAATAGTCATTCCAGTTGTTTTAGCTAATTCCAGGGTTGGTTGAGCTTGTCTTTGTGAGAATTCTGAATGCTTGCAATGAAATTCTGCTTTGGTTGAATACTACTAATATTCATCAAAGCAGGGTATCCCAGTAGGAAGTTTGTAGGGAACAGGTCAGTTAGATTCTAGAAAAACTACTGGGCTTTCATAACCACACTCTGAGCATATATTAGTGTTGAGTATATTAGGGTTTCATcagttacataaaaaaatatatagacaaTATAAACTTGACATTTCAGTAGCAGATGAGTCATGGAATTGTCTCTGTCACAAGTAAACACAAGGTGGTTACTGTAGAACTGAATGGAAATACCAAAGCACACTGGGAAAATTTGATTAAAAGGCACGGTTTAGAGGAGGTGTGGCTTACCACATGGCGTTGTTACCTTTTTCCAGTCAGTGATGTCTTTTAGTTTTCGAAATAGGAAAATACCTTTCCCTTGAGATCTTGCAACCTGGACCAAGATTGACAGAGGGAGACTGATTTCAGATTTCAAAATTGGACATTTAAAAGAATGTTTGGTCTCCACACCttgctattattttgaacaatgtattattttaaattgtttatatAAAAGACATAATGAAGAAATGACATGGACACATGAATTGACAACACAAAACTAGTATTTGGTTGCATAGCCTTGTATAGCCAAGATAACTGGAAATGTACTACACGTGATATACACTCGATTGCCAGTTTAATAGGTTTTACCTTGTACATTTTTACTCTTATTCTTTTACCTTATTTAATCTCTTACAGAAACTAAGTGACACAAAGAGACACCCTACTACATATGTTTGTATTCATTAGGAATGCACCGATATAACCACCAGCAATCGGCATCAACCGGTTACAGGCAAAAAACTAATTAGAATCACTATTGGTAATTACACCGGCCGATGGTGTTAGAAGAATATTGTCTACTGGTATTGTCCAATAATTTTCTCATTGGTGCATCCATAATGGAATTCAAATGAATCCTTGGCTTGCAGCACCTTTCTAATGTTGTGCTCCCAGAGCATAACGCACTGAGTTACCTACAAGTTTTCTATGCTCAAAATACTGTTGCTACTTCAAACAATGTAGTCTTACTGCAAAGTTTATCCAATGGTCCAAAAACTGTCTCTGTTGAGGGATATGGTTCTCTtaattttctaaaaaaaaataatgaagttTACAAAAACGGAATTGGTTCCAAAAACAACGTGTGGAAACACAAAAACTGAATTGGTTCTGCACTTCTGACAATGTAGTAACAATGTGtggaaacaaacaataacatgtaacatgtttggaaaagtatttgaaattatatcaacatggaataaacaataaatacattaaaaaaacatctgcagtCCTCTCTGGTCCTCTCACCGGTTTCATGATCCAGGTGCTGCCCGGGCTCCGTTTGAACTCTTCCACAAAGAGGTGGTATTCACTGGGCAGTTCAAATGTTCTGGGAAAAAAGTCACATTTTGCCGCTTCAATGCGGCCAGCTTCCCTCTCAAGTGTTTTGCGGTACCTCTTCAGGTTTTTCACCATTAGGTTCTTGCG is a window from the Esox lucius isolate fEsoLuc1 chromosome 12, fEsoLuc1.pri, whole genome shotgun sequence genome containing:
- the ttll9 gene encoding probable tubulin polyglutamylase TTLL9 isoform X1, giving the protein MLPRNMAKNKTSVGYKGPYGYQKRRDGEGRSCVRYKCGLTNTIQDVLRQRPGWIEVKDDGEWDFNWCDVGWLRENFDHSYMEEHVRISHFRNHYELTRKNLMVKNLKRYRKTLEREAGRIEAAKCDFFPRTFELPSEYHLFVEEFKRSPGSTWIMKPVARSQGKGIFLFRKLKDITDWKKDGSRSEEQRDETQVESYVAQRYIENPYLISGRKFDLRVYVLVTSYIPLRTWLYRDGFARFSSTRFSLNSIDDHYVHLTNVAVQKTAPDYDPEKGCKWQMQQLRRYLTARHGTKTVEALFKDIDNIFVRSLQSVQKVIINDKHCFELYGYDILLDQDLKPWLIEVNASPSLTASSQEDYEMKCHLLEDTLHIVDMEGRLIGKEKRVGGYDLMWNDGPVYRDVDLETLGSSCLSANTHLGCVNDRKKQLCQLLKPIPGQKRI
- the ttll9 gene encoding probable tubulin polyglutamylase TTLL9 isoform X2, whose protein sequence is MLPRNMAKNKTSVGYKGPYGYQKRRDGEGRSCVRYKCGLTNTIQDVLRQRPGWIEVKETFELPSEYHLFVEEFKRSPGSTWIMKPVARSQGKGIFLFRKLKDITDWKKDGSRSEEQRDETQVESYVAQRYIENPYLISGRKFDLRVYVLVTSYIPLRTWLYRDGFARFSSTRFSLNSIDDHYVHLTNVAVQKTAPDYDPEKGCKWQMQQLRRYLTARHGTKTVEALFKDIDNIFVRSLQSVQKVIINDKHCFELYGYDILLDQDLKPWLIEVNASPSLTASSQEDYEMKCHLLEDTLHIVDMEGRLIGKEKRVGGYDLMWNDGPVYRDVDLETLGSSCLSANTHLGCVNDRKKQLCQLLKPIPGQKRI